Below is a window of Leifsonia sp. NPDC080035 DNA.
CTGGGGCTGCGCACCTTCGCCACCGACGCGGGCGCCGAGTTCGACGCCGTCGTGCCGATCCGCTCGCTGCTCGACCGGCTCGCGAGGGCCAGGGAGACCGCCGAGGCGGACGGCACGGAGGGCGAGGTGGGCCTGCGGCTCCCTCTCGAGGTGTCCACGGTCACCTGGGCGGGCATCTCGCCGCCGCGCGGCGGCTGGCGCCCGGTCGGCGAGACGTCGGCGGCGCTGCTCGAGGAGACGGCGAAGGCCGGCATCGCCGAGGTGGCCGAGGCGATCCCGTCCGGCACAGGCGAGCAGCTGGTCCAGCGCGTGCGCGCCGAGGTCTGGGGCACGCCGATCGAGGGGCTGGAGTACGTGCCGGCCGGTGCGGCGTTCGCGGCGGAGAGCCTCGGCTTCCTCGCCCCGGACGAGCCGGTCAGCATCCTGGAGACCGGCACCTGGACGCGCCTCACCACCGCGCGCGGGCACATCCTGATCCGCCGCCAGGCCTGGTCGCTCCGCGGCTGAGAGCGTCCGGGCGCTCGGAGGCTCTCAGACCCCGCGGGCGACCGCCCGTCCCGCCTGCCGCCCGGAGAACAGGCAGCCGCCGAGGAACGTCCCCTCCAGCGCGCGGTAGCCGTGCACGCCGCCGCCCCCGAAGCCGCTCGCCTCGCCCACCGCGTAGAGCCCGGGGATCGGCTCCCCATCCGTGCCGAGCACGCGCGCGTCCAGATCCGTCTCGATCCCGCCGAGGCTCTTGCGGGTGAGGATGTGCAGCTTCACCGCGATCATCGGCCCGGCCTTCGGGTCGGTGAGCTTGTGCGGGCTCGCCACCCGGATCAGCTTGTCGCCGCGGTAGGCGCGCGCGCCGCGGATCGCGGCGAGCTGGAGGTCCTTGCCGAAGTCGTTGTCGAGCTCGCGGTCGCGCTCGCGCACGTGCCGGGTGACCAGCTCCGTGTCGAGCGGCACCTCCGAGAGGCGCTGCATGCCCGAGAGCAGGTCGTCGAGCGTGTCGGCGACGACGAAGTCCGCGCCCTTCTCCTTGAACGCCTCCACCGGGCCGGGCGCGCCCGGACCGACGCGCTTGGCGAGCAGCTTCATGTCCTTGCCGGTCAGGTCGGGGTTCTGCTCGCTGCCGGAGAGCGCGAACTCCTTCTCGATGATCTTCTGCGTGAGGATGAACCAGCTGTAGTCCGAGCCGGTCCGCCGCAGGTGCTCCAGCGTGCCCAGGGTGTCGAAGCCGGGGAAGAGGGGCGGGGGCAGCCGATCGCCGTGGGCATCCAGCCACAGCGAGGAGGGACCGGGGAGGATGCGGATGCCGTGCCGCTGCCACACCGGATCCCAGTTCTGGATGCCCTCGGTGTAGTGCCACATCCGGTCGCCGTTGATCAGGTGCGCGCCGGCGGACTCCGCGATGCCGAGCATCCGTCCGTCCACGTGCGCGGGCACCCCGGAGAGCATGGACGCCGGGGGCGTGCCGAGCCGCTCCGGCCAGGCCGTTCGCACCAGGTCGTGGTTGCCGCCGATGCCGCCGCTCGCGACGATCACGGCGGGCGCGCGCAGCTCGAACTCGCCGGTGACGTCCCGGTTGCTCGCTGCGCCCCGCGCGGCGCCGTCCGGCGCGAGGACCGCCCCGGCGACGCCCGTGACACGGCCGTCCTCCGCGATCAGGCGGTCGACGCGGTGCCGGTACTGGATGCGCGCGTGTCCGGTGGCGAGCCCGGCGTGCACCCGGCGGATGAACGGCTCCAGCACGCCGGGACCGGTGCCCCAGGTGATGTGGAACCGCGGGACCGAGTTGCCGTGGCCGCCGGAGGTCCCGTCGCCGCGCTCCGCCCAGCCGACGACGGGGAAGAACGAGACGCCCTTCTCGCGCAGCCAGGCGCGCTTCTCGGACGCGGCGAACTGCAGGTAGGCCTCAGCCCAGCGGCGCGGCCAGTGGTCCTCGTCGCGGTCGAAGGCGGCGCTGCCGAACCAGTCCTGGCGGGCAAGCGCCAGCGAGTCGTGCACGCCCATCCGGCGCTGCTCCGGCGAATCGACGAGGAACAGGCCGCCGAACGACCACCACGCCTGTCCGCCGAGGGATGCGGCGGGCTCCTGCTCGAGAATGGTGACCTGCTTGCCCGCATCGAGCAGCTCGCTCGCGGCGACCAGGCCGGCGAGGCCAGCTCCCACGACGATGCAGTCGGGGTCGTGGATCATGGCGTGGCTCCTTCGACACGTCGCGGCGCCGGGGGAGAGGCGCTGGGGGTGGTTACTCCTCGAATGTGTTGACCATAGCGAACGCCGCGCGCTCCAGGTAACTCCAGAGGGTCTCCTCCTGCAGAGGCGGCAGGCCGAGCTCGTCGACCGCCGTGCGCATGTGCGCGAGCCAGCGGTCGCGGGCGTCCGGGTTGACCCGGAACGGCTGGTGCCGCATCCGCAGCCGGGGGTGCCCGCGCTGCTCGCTGTAGGTGGTCGGGCCGCCCCAGTACTGCTCCAGGAACAGGGTCAGTCGCTCAGCGGCGGGGCCGAGGTCCTCCTCCGGGTACATCGGCCGCATCACCGGGTCGTCGGCCACGCCGCGGTAGAACGCGTCGACCAGGCGCCGGAAGGTCTCGTGCCCGCCCACCTGCTCGTAGAAGGACGGCCCGCTCGGCGGTCCGACAGGGATGGTCATCGTCTCACTCCGCGGGGGGCTGGTCGGTGGTGGGCTTGTCAGTGGTCGGCTTGTCTGTGGTCGGCTGGTCGGGTTTCGGCGCGGCCGTCGGCGGCTTCGGCGCCACGGGCGGCTTGGCCGTCCGCGGCTTCGGCGTCGCGGGAGGCGGCGTCTCGACCGCCGGGTGGATGCGGATCGCGCCCGGGTCGGGCACCGACGTCCTGCTCTTGGCCGCCGCTCGCGCCTTGCGGCCCTTGAGCGGCTTCTCCGGAACGGCCGGCGTCGGGCGGGTGCGCGGCGGCTTGGCGCCGGTGACGCTGCCCGCGCTGTCGAAGCCGCTGAGGACGACCGCCTCCAGAGACGGCAGCTTCACGCCGAGCTGATCGGCCGCCTGCTTGAGCCGGAGGCGCAGCTCGCGCGACACGTCGTCCTTCGCGGTCGTGCGCGTCTTCAGCACGATGCGGATGACCATCGCCTCGTCGGACACCGACTCGAGCCCCCACAGCTCCGGCTTCTCGAGGATGCGCGAGCGCCACTTCGGGCTTGTCGCCAGGGCGGTCGCCGCCTCCATCATGGCGTTCTGGACCGCCTCGATGTCGGCATCGTACGGCACCGCCAGGTCCACGATCACGCGCGACCAGCCCTGCGAGAGGTTGCCGACCCGGAGGATCTCGCCGTTGCGCACGAACCAGAGCGTTCCGTTGACGTCGCGCACCTGCGTGACGCGGATGCCCACCGCCTCCACGACGCCCGTCGCGGGACCGAGGTCCACGACGTCGCCGACGCCCAGCTGATCCTCCATGACCATGAACAGGCCGTTCAGCACGTCGCGAACGATGTTCTGCGCGCCGAAACCGAGGCCGGCGCCGATCGCCGCCGTGAGCAGGGCGAGCGATCCGGCAGCGCCGGGCGCGACCACGCCGAACACGAGCACGATGGCGATGATGCCGACCGCCACGTTGACGATGTTGCTCAGCACCGAACCGAGGGTCCGCGTCCGCTGGACGACCCGCACGGCCGCGAGCGGGGAGGCGACCAGCGCCTGGGTATCGGTGACGCTCTGGCCCTTCTTGACGCCGCTGACGATCTGCCTGACAACATGCCGGATGATCACCCGCAGGATCCAGCTGATCAGGAAGGCTCCGACGATGATCAGGACGACGTGCAGCAGCGTCCATCCCGTGCTGGCGGCCCAGGACCCGAAGTCCGTCCAGAAGTTCGCTTTCAGGATGCTCATACCGCTGCGATCTTAGCGAGACGCGCCTTGGCGTCGGCTGGGGCCGGGGGCGCGATCACCGGTCGACGAGTCCGTTGTCGTACGCGAAGATCACGGCGTGCACGCGATCGCGCAGCTGGAGCTTGGAGAGCACCCGGCCGACGTGCGTCTTCACCGTCGACTCGGTGAGGAAGAACTTCGCGCCGATCTCGCCGTTGGTCAGGCCGTCCGCCATCGCCAGCAGGATCTCGCGCTCGCGCGGGGTGAGGGCGGAGGCGGGGTCGCCGCCTGCCGCCGTACCGGACGCGCCCGCGGGCAGCCGGTCGGCGAAGAGCTCGAGCATCGAACGGGTGATCCTGCCGGTCACGGCGGCATCGCCCGCGGCGACCGCCCGGATCGCCGCGATCAGCTCGGCCGGCCGCGCATCCTTCAGCAGGAAGCCGCTGGCGCCGGCGCGCAGGCCGCCGAACGCGTACTCGTCCAGGTCGAAGGTGGTGAGGATGATGATCCGCGCCTCCGGGTTCGCCGCGACGATCCTGCGTGTGGCCTCGATGCCGTCCATCGACGGCATCCGCACGTCCATCAGGATCACGTCCGGTCGCGTCTGGACCGCGAGCCGCACGGCCTCGGCGCCGTCGGGAGCCTCCCCGACCACGGTCAGGTCGGGCTCGGCCTCCAGCACCATCCGGAAGCCAAGGCGTACGAGCGCCTGGTCGTCGACGAGCAGGACGCGCAGGGGAGCGGGGTCGGTCACGGGTGTCTGTCTCCTCGGATGTGGTCTCAGGCGTCGGGGCCCGCTGGGATGCGATCGTCGCCACTGCGCGGTGGGACGGTGTCGAAGGTGGCGACGAGCCGCCAGCCGCCGCCCCGGCGGGGACCGGCCTCGAGCGTCCCTCCGTACAGCGCGACGCGCTCGCGGAGTCCGAGCAGGCCGCGGCCGGAACCGGCGACCGCCTCGGTGCGCACGCTCGCGTCGTCCTCCACAACGATACGGGTGCGGTCATGGCCGAAGGCGATCCGGACCGTGACCGCCGTCGCGAGCGACGCGTAGCGCAACGCGTTGGTCAGGGCCTCCTGCACGACGCGGAAGACGGTCAGCTGCTGCCCGACGTCCTCCGGAGCGGTGCCGCTGACGGTGATCCGCACCGGGAGCCCGGCTGCGCGGAACCGCTCGACGAGCTCGCGCAGTTCGCCGAGTCCCGGCTGCGGAGCGTGCTCCGCGCCGTCGCCCTCGCCTGCCCTCAGCACTCCGAGCAGCCGGCGCATGTCGGCGAGCGCGCCGCGCCCAGTCTCCGCCACCATCCGCATCGCCTCCGCGGACCGCTCGGGGGCGGTCTCGGCGAGGGAGGCGGAGCCGTCGGCGAGGGTGATCATCACCGTCAGGCTGTGCGAGACGATGTCGTGCATCTCTCTCGCGATCCGGCTGCGCTCGGCGGCGGTGGCGATCTCCGCCTGCTGGTCGCGCTCGCGGGCGAGCTGCCGGGCGCGGTCGATGAGGGCGAGCAGGTAGCGGCGCCGGTTGCCGACGTTGACGCCGAGCAGCACGGCGACGACGCACAGCGAGAGCACGGCGAACGCGGACGGCGCCGCCTCCGCATCCAGCGGCGTGATGACGAACAGCTCGCCGAGGATCGACGTCGCGGCGAGCGAGGTTATCGTGACGCCCGCGGTGATCGCGTAGCCGATCCAGGCCGACCGCACCGAGCGGTAGACCGCGAGGGCGTAGAGCGCGAACATCGCCGGCACGAAGTCCACATCGTGCCCGAGGAACACGCTGACCGCGAGCGCGCTCACCGTGATGGCGAACACGGCGCGCGGGTGCACCCGGCGTGCGATGAGCGACGCCCCGGCCACCGAGGCGACCATCAGGTGGATCGCGACGGTCACGCTCGGGTGCGCGACCATCATCAGCACGCCGTAGGCGAGCGCCGGCACCAGGTACACACCGGCGACGAAGAGGTCGACGACGACGGGATGCGCCGCCAGGAACCGACGGATCGCCCCGGGCGGCCTCGGCAGTTCGAGGGCGCCCGGGGCGGGATCCGGAGCGGTCACGGGAGGGGTCAAGCGTCGCGGCGCTGCAGGAGGATGGCGCCGAGGATGAACGAGACGGCCGCCCAGACCAGGACGGTCACGACATTCGCCCACGGCTCGAGCGTCCCGTTGGTGCCGCCGGACATGCCGGTCCCCGCGTTGCTGATGAGGTAGTGCGACGCGTCGGTCACCCACTTCTGGTTCATCAGGTTGCCGAACAGGCTCGCCAGGATCGGCAGCAGGAACAGCACGCCGAGCGCCGCGGCGATGCCGCCTGCGCTCGCCTTCACGATGGTGCCGATGCCGAGCGCAAACACTGCGACGAGGCCGAGGTAGAGCGCGGCGCCCAGGATCGCCCAGAGCGTGTCCTGCGTGAACAGGTCGCCCGTGTAGCCCTTGCCGGTCAGCATCGGGACCGCGATGGCCCAGGAGATGGCGATGCTCACCAGGCCGACGATGAACGAGGTGAGGAAGAGCACGATGGCCTTCGCCGCCAGGACCGGGAACCGGCGCGGGACCGCCGCGAACGAGGAACGGATCATGCCGGTCGAGAACTCGCCGCTGATCACGAGGACGCCGAGGACGGCGACCACCAGCTGCGCGAACATGAGGCCCGAGGTCGCGGTGTTCGTCACGAAGTCCGCGAGCTGCGCCGGCGGCACCTGCGCGCCGAGCGTGGACGCGTTCGGCACCACGGCGGACAGCAGCGCGGCGAGGCCGACGACGATCACGACGACAGCGACGAGCGTCCAGAACGTGGAGCGCAGCGAACGCAGCTTGATCCACTCGGAGCGGACGACGCGGGGGAAGCTCAGCCGGCCGAGCGAGGAGTGCGGGTGCTGCTGCACGGCAGCGGTTGCGGTGCTCATCGGGTGACCTCCGAGTGGTATTCGACCTCGTCCTGCGTCAGTTCGAGGTAGGCCTCCTCGAGGGAGGCGTTGATGGGGGTGAGCTCGTGGAGCACGACGCCGGTGGCCGCGGCCATGTCGCCGATCTGGGCGGCGGTCAGGCCGGTGACCTCGATCAGCTGGGACTCGACGCCGGTGATCGTGACGTCGGGGCCGGCGATGGTGCGGGCGAGCTGATCGACCTGCGGGGTCCGCACACGGACGGCGCCGCGGGTGGCGCCGGCCAGGATCTGCTCGACAGGGGCGTCGGCGAGGATGCGGCCGCGGCCGAGCACGATGATGTGATCGGCGGTCTGCGCCATCTCGCTCATCAGGTGCGAGGACAGGAAGATGGTGCGACCCTGGCCGGCGAGGTGCCGGGCGAACTGGCGCACCCAGAGCACGCCCTCCGGGTCGAGGCCGTTGACCGGCTCGTCGAGGATGAGCGTCGCAGGGTCGCCGAGCATGGCGGCGGCGATGCCGAGCCGCTGGCCCATCCCGAGGGAGAAGCCGCCGACGCGCTTGCCCGCCACCGACTCGAGCCCGGTGAGGCCGATCACCTCCTCCACGCGGCGCTTCGGGATGCCGTGGGTGGCGGCCATCGCGAGCAGGTGGTTGTAGGCGGTGCGACCGGTGTGCACGGCCTTGGCGTCGAGCAGGGCGCCGACCTCGCTGAGCGGGGACTGCAGGTCCGCGTAGCGCTTCCCGTCGATGGTGGCGGCGCCCCGGGTCGGGCGGTCCAGTCCCATGATCATGCGCATGGTGGTGGACTTGCCGGCGCCGTTCGGGCCGAGGAAGCCGGTGACCTTGCCCGGCTGGATGGTCGCCGTGATGTCGTCGACGGCGGTCTTGGAACCGAACGTCTTGGTGAGGCGGTCGAGTTGGATCATGTCTTCGACCCTAGGGCCGCCGCTCGCCCGGCAACATCCTCCCCGGGTACCATCCCCGCCCCGCACACGTCGCCGCCGAGTACGCAGATCCTCTGCGTACTCGGCGGCTTTCGTGCGATTTTCTGCGTACTCGCGGGTTGCGCGGTGCGGGTTACGCGGCGTCGCGGGCCTGGGCGGCGAGGGCGCGCTCGACCCCGGCCAGGTTCTCCACGACGAGGCGGCGGAGGGCCGCTGGCTCCGGGTTGGCGTCGAGCCACGCGCGGGTGGCGTCGCGGAGCTCCGCGTTCGCCAGCGGCGCCGGGTACATCCCGGAGACCAGGTACTCGGCGATCTTGTAGCTGCGCGAGGCCCAGATCTCCTGGAGCGCCGCGAAGTACGGCTCGACGAAGGCGGCGAGCACGGAGGTGTCCGCCGCGCGCTGGAAGCCCATCCCCGTGAAGCGGACGATCGTGTTCGGCAGAGCGTCCGAGCCGAACACCGAATCCCAGGCCGCCTGCTTGCCTTCGAGCGTCGGGATCGATGCGCGGGCCTGCGCGGCGAACTGCCCGCCGTTGGCGGTGTTGTCCGCCGCGAGCGCCGCGTCGATCTCCGCGGTGCCCGCCGCGCCGCCGGCGACGAGCGCGATCAGCAGCTCCCAGGCCAGGTCGGTGTCGACCGTGAGACCGGGCAGCTGGGTCGAGCCGTCGCGGAGCGCCGCGATCGCCTGCACGTGCTCCTCGGTGGAGGCGAGGGCGGCGAAGAACTTCACGAACTGGAACTGCGCGTCGCTGCCCGCCTCGGCCTGCTGCGCGAGCGTCCACAGCGCGGAGGCCGCCTCCTCGCTGGTCTGCTTCTGCCGCTCGGGAGCGACGTAGGAGGTCGCTGCCAGAACGAGCTGGTTCAGCGTGGTGCGGATGGTGGTGGACTCGGTCTCGGAGGCGATGTTGCCGAGCACCAGGCGCACGTAGTCGCTCGCCGGGGTCTCGGCGTCGCGGGTGGCGTCCCAGGCTGCGCCCCAGACCAGCGAGCGCGCGAGCGGGCTCTCGATGGAGGAGAGGTGCTCGACCGCGGCGGCCAGCGACTCCTCGTCCAGGCGGATCTTCGCGTAGGCGAGGTCGTCGTCGTTCAGGAGGACGAGCGCCGGGCGCTTCGTCCCGACCAGCTCGGCGACCTCGGTGCGCTCGCCGTCGACGTCGAGTTCGACGCGCTTGTCGCGGACCAGCCGGCCGTCGACGAGGTTGTAGAAGCCGATCGCGAGGCGGTGCGGACGGATGGTCGGGTAGTCGGCGGCAGCCGACTGCAGCACGGCGAAGGAGGTGATCGTCCCGTCGGCGTCGACCGCGATCTCCGGGCGGAGCGTGTTGACACCCGCGGTCTCCAGCCACTTCTCCGACCAGTCGGTGAGGTCGCGGCCGCTTGTCGCCTCCAGCTCGACGAGCAGGTCCTTCAGCTCGGTGTTCGAGTGCGCGTGCTTCGTGAAGTACTGCGCGACGCCGGCGAGGAAGTCGTCCTGGCCGACCCACGCCACGAGCTGCTTGAGCACCGAGGCGCCCTTCGCGTAGGTGATGCCGTCGAAGTTGACCTGCACGTCCTCCAGGTCGTTGATCGTGGCGACGATCGGGTGGGTGGATGGCAGCTGGTCCTGCTTGTACGCCCAGCTCTTCTCCATCGCGGCGAAGGTCGTCCACGCCTCGTGCCATTCGGTGGCCTCGGCGGTGGCGAGGGTGGAGGCGTACTCGGCGAACGACTCGTTCAGCCAGAGGTCGTTCCACCACTTCATGGTGACCAGGTCGCCGAACCACATGTGGGCGAGCTCGTGCAGGATGGTGACGACGCGGCGCTCCTTGATCGCGTCGGTGACCTTGGAGCGAAAGACATAGGTCTCGGTGAAGGTGATCGCGCCCGCGTTCTCCATCGCGCCGGCGTTGAACTCCGGCACGAACAGCTGGTCGTACTTCTCGAACGGGTACGCGTAGTCGAACTTCTCCTCGTAGAACGCGAAGCCCTCGCGCGTCTTCTCGAAGATGTAGTCGGCGTCGAGGTATTCCGCCAGGCTCTTGCGCGCGTACACGCCGAGCGGGATGGTGCGGCCGTCGCGGCTGGTCAGCTCGCTGTGCACCGACTCGTACGGGCCGGCGATGAGCGCGGTGATGTAGGAGGAGATGACGGCGGTGGGCGCGAACGCCCAGGTCTTCTTCCCGTCACCGGCGTCGGTCGGCTCCGGCGTGGGGGAGTTGCTGACGACCGCCCAGTGCGCGGGAGCGGTGACGGTGAAGCGGAACCGGGCCTTCAGGTCCGGCTGCTCGAACACCGCGAACATGCGGCGCGAGTCCGGCACCTCGAACTGGGAGTAGAGGTACACCTCGCCGTCGACCGGGTCCACGAAGCGGTGCAGGCCCTCGCCGGTGTTCGTGTAGATCGCGTCGGCGTCGACGGTCAGCACGTTCTCGGCCTGCAGGCTCTCCAGCCGGATGCGCACGCCGTCTGACACCTCGGCCGGGTCCAGCTCGACGCCGTTGAGGGTGACCGAGTGCACCGTGCGGGTGATCGCGTCGATGAAGGTGGATGCGCCCTCGGTGGCGGAGAAGCGAACCGTCGTGGTGCTGCGGAAGGTCTCCGGTCCGGTCGTCAGATCCAGGACGACGTCGTACTCGTGGGTCGTGACGAGCGCGGCGCGCTCCTGTGCTTCGATGCGGGTGAGGTTTTCTCCGGGCAACGCTGACTCCTTGGGAAAGGCGGAATGGCCGTGGATCGTGTCCACCCGATCCACCTTAGTGAGGTCGGGCCGGGGAGGTCGGTGGCCTTCCCTAGACTGAGCACATGCGCATCCACATCGCCACCGATCACGCTGGTCTCGACTTCAGCAGGCACCTCCAGGAGCATCTCGCGGCGGCCGGTCACGAGGTCGTCGACCACGGTCCGACCGAGTACGACCCGATCGACGACTACCCGGCGTTCTGCATCAACGCCGCCAAGGCCGTGGTGCGCGACCAGCAGGCGGGCGTCGAGGCGCTCGGCGTGGTGTTCGGCGGCTCCGGCAACGGCGAGCAGATCGCCGCGAACAAGGTGCTCGGGGTGCGCGCCGCGCTCGTCTGGAACGAGAGCACCGCGCAGCTCGCCCGCCAGCACAACGACGCCAACGTCATCTCGATCGGTGCACGGCAGCACACGGTGGAGGAGGCGACCCGCTTCATCGACGTCTTCATCGCCGAGCCGTTCTCGCTGGAGGAGCGGCACGTGCGCCGCATCGCCCAGCTGGCCGAGTACGAGGCGACTGGCGACATCGCGGGTAAGAACGTGGACCGCTGATGCCAGAGGGTCACTCCGTCCACCGCATCGCGAAGCAGTTCGCGGTCAATTTCGTCGGGCACGAGGTGGCGGTCTCCTCGCCCCAGGGCCGGTTCGCCGAGGATGCTCGGCGCATCGACGGCCACCGGATGACCGCCGCGAAGGCGGTCGGCAAGCAGATGTTCCTGGAGTTCGACAACGAGCTCTGGCTGCGCATCCACCTCGGTATCTACGGCGCGTGGGACTTCGCGGGCGACATCAGCGTCGACCCGACGATCGCGAGCGCGAACGGACGGATGGGCCAGACCAACCAGGCGGGGACCGTGTTCGACTCCGCGGGCGAGAACTCGCTGCACTCCATCGGAGCGCCCCGCCGCACCCGGCTGCGCATGGCCGAGTCGGAGAAGCTCGAGGACGAGATCACGGACTTCCCTCCGGAGCCCGTCGGCCAGGTGCGCGTGCGGCTGCTCACCGACACCGCGGTCGCCGACCTGCGCGGGCCGACGGCGTGCGAGGTGCTCGACCCGGCCGAGGTGGATGCGGTCATCGCCAAGCTCGGCCCGGACCCGCAGCTCGACGATGGGCCGGAGGCGGAGGAGGCCTTCGTCGCGAAGGTCCGCAGGAAGCCGACGGCGATCGCCCTGCTGCTGATGGATCAGAGCGTCGTCAGCGGCATCGGCAACGTCTACCGCGCCGAGCTGCTGTTCCGCGCCAGGCAGAACCCGCACACCCCCGGCAAGCAGGTGCCGGAGGACACGGTGCGCGCGCTCTGGCGCGACTGGGTGCACCTGCTGCGCATCGGCGTCGAGACCGGCCAGATGATGACGATGGACGACCTGGATCCGGAGTCCTACCGCCGCGCCATGGCCAATCGCGAGGACCGGCACTGGGTCTACAAGCGCGAGGGCCTGCCGTGCCGGGTGTGCGGAACGCACATCGTCATGGAGGAGCTCGGCGGCCGCAAGCTCTACTGGTGCCCGAAGGACCAGAAGTAGGGGGCCCCGCATGCGTCAGAACCCGAGCTTCACTCTCACCGACCGCGCCGAGATCGAGCGGATCATCCGCGAGAACCCGTGGGGCACCTTCGTGAGCAACGCCTCCACCGGTCTCGTCGCCTCGCACTACCCGGTCATCCTCGACGACACCCGCGAGGAGCTCAGCATCGTCAGCCACGTCGGGCGTCCCGACGAGCAGCTGCACGAGCTGGGCGAGCACGAGCTGCTCGTCATCCTGCAGGGGCCGCACGGCTACATCTCCTCCAGCTGGTACGACGCCGACCCGGCCGTTCCCACCTGGAACTTCGTCGCCGTCCACCTCTCCGGCGTGCCGGAGATCCTGAGCGCCGAGGAGAACCTCCAGGTGCTCGAGAGGCTGGTCGACCATTTCGAGCGCGAGCTGCCGGATCCCCGGCGGATGCGCGGCACCCTCGAGGACGAGCGCTACGCCGAGCGGATCTCCTCGGGCACCGTCGGCCTCCGCCTCACCCCGACGAAGATCGTGGCCAAGCAGAAGATGAGCCAGAACCGTCCCGACCACATCGTCGACAGCATCATGACCGAGCTCGGCGGCGACTCGCCCTACGCGAGCGAGGCCCTGCTGCGCGAGATGCGCATCGTCCACGACCGGCGCCGCACCGCGCGATGACCCTGCTGCTGACCGGAGCGCGCATCCCCGGCGGCTGTGCCGTCGAGATCGCGGTCGACGGCGGCCGCATCGTCGGGGTCGGCGAGCGGCTGGATGCGCCCGGCGCCGAGCGCCGCGACCTCGCCGGCCGGTGGGTCGTCCCCGGCCTCTGGGACGAGCACGTCCACTTCACGCAGTGGGCGCAGACGGCGCGTCGGCTGGACGTCTCGCAGGCCTCCTCGGCTGCGGAGGCCGCTCGGTTCGTGCGGCAGCGCGTCGAGGCGCAGCCGGGCGACGATGTCCTCGTCGGCTTCGGCTTCCACGACGCGCTCTGGCCGGACATCCCGACGCGGCGGCTGCTCGACGAGGCGGCGGGGGAGCGTCCCGTCGTCCTGGTCGCCGGCGACCTGCACTGCTCGTGGCTCAACACGGCGGCGTCCCGTCTCTTCGCGCCGGGGTCGGAGGACGCGGTCCTGCGCGAGGACGCGAGCTTCGCCGTCACGAGCAGGCTGACCGCCACCGACCAGGCGACGCTCGACCGCTGGGCGGCCGACGCGGCACAGGCCGCCGCCCGGCGTGGTGTCGTGGGCATCGTCGACCTCGAGTACGGCTGGAACATCGACACCTGGTCGCGGCGGCTCGCCGCCGGACAGGGCGACCTGCGCGTGGCGGCCGGCTTCTACCGCGAGGACCTGGAGCGGGCGGTCGCCCTCGGCCTCCGCACGGGCACGCCGATCGAGGGGACCGGCGGCCTACTGACGACCGGCCCGTTCAAAGTCATCTCCGATGGTTCGCTCAACACCCGCACCGCCCTGTGCAGCCATCCCTATCCGGACGGCGACCACGGCGTCGCGAACCTCACTCCGCGTGAGCTGATCGAGGGGATGCGCACGGCGACGCGCGCCGGGATCGAGCCGGCCGTGCACGCGATCGGCGACGAGGCGAACCACCGCGCCCTCGACGCATTCCAGGAGCTCGGGTCGGGCGGCCGGATCGAGCATGCCCAGCTCATCGACCCGGACGACGTCCCGCGTTTCGCAGCGCTCGGGGTGACGGCGAGCGTCCAGCCCGAGCATGCCATGGACGACAGGGACGTCGCCGACCGGCTCTGGGCGGGACGGACCGCGGACACATTCCCGTTCGCGGGCCTTCTCCGCGCCGGGGCGCGGCTGGCCTTCGGTTCCGACGCGCCGGTCGCCCCGCTGGACCCGTGGGTCGCGATCTCCGCCGCTGTTTTCCGCAGCCGCGACGGCCGCGAGCCGTGGCACCCCGAGAACGCGATCCCGGTGGATGCGGCGCTCGATGCCTCCTCACGCAGCGCGATCGTCGTTGGCGAGCCCGCCGACCTCGCGGTGATCGAGCGCGACCCGTTCGCCGCGTCCGCGGACGAGCTGCGCGGTATGCCGGTCGCC
It encodes the following:
- a CDS encoding ATP-binding cassette domain-containing protein, with product MIQLDRLTKTFGSKTAVDDITATIQPGKVTGFLGPNGAGKSTTMRMIMGLDRPTRGAATIDGKRYADLQSPLSEVGALLDAKAVHTGRTAYNHLLAMAATHGIPKRRVEEVIGLTGLESVAGKRVGGFSLGMGQRLGIAAAMLGDPATLILDEPVNGLDPEGVLWVRQFARHLAGQGRTIFLSSHLMSEMAQTADHIIVLGRGRILADAPVEQILAGATRGAVRVRTPQVDQLARTIAGPDVTITGVESQLIEVTGLTAAQIGDMAAATGVVLHELTPINASLEEAYLELTQDEVEYHSEVTR
- a CDS encoding ribose-5-phosphate isomerase encodes the protein MRIHIATDHAGLDFSRHLQEHLAAAGHEVVDHGPTEYDPIDDYPAFCINAAKAVVRDQQAGVEALGVVFGGSGNGEQIAANKVLGVRAALVWNESTAQLARQHNDANVISIGARQHTVEEATRFIDVFIAEPFSLEERHVRRIAQLAEYEATGDIAGKNVDR
- the pepN gene encoding aminopeptidase N, which codes for MPGENLTRIEAQERAALVTTHEYDVVLDLTTGPETFRSTTTVRFSATEGASTFIDAITRTVHSVTLNGVELDPAEVSDGVRIRLESLQAENVLTVDADAIYTNTGEGLHRFVDPVDGEVYLYSQFEVPDSRRMFAVFEQPDLKARFRFTVTAPAHWAVVSNSPTPEPTDAGDGKKTWAFAPTAVISSYITALIAGPYESVHSELTSRDGRTIPLGVYARKSLAEYLDADYIFEKTREGFAFYEEKFDYAYPFEKYDQLFVPEFNAGAMENAGAITFTETYVFRSKVTDAIKERRVVTILHELAHMWFGDLVTMKWWNDLWLNESFAEYASTLATAEATEWHEAWTTFAAMEKSWAYKQDQLPSTHPIVATINDLEDVQVNFDGITYAKGASVLKQLVAWVGQDDFLAGVAQYFTKHAHSNTELKDLLVELEATSGRDLTDWSEKWLETAGVNTLRPEIAVDADGTITSFAVLQSAAADYPTIRPHRLAIGFYNLVDGRLVRDKRVELDVDGERTEVAELVGTKRPALVLLNDDDLAYAKIRLDEESLAAAVEHLSSIESPLARSLVWGAAWDATRDAETPASDYVRLVLGNIASETESTTIRTTLNQLVLAATSYVAPERQKQTSEEAASALWTLAQQAEAGSDAQFQFVKFFAALASTEEHVQAIAALRDGSTQLPGLTVDTDLAWELLIALVAGGAAGTAEIDAALAADNTANGGQFAAQARASIPTLEGKQAAWDSVFGSDALPNTIVRFTGMGFQRAADTSVLAAFVEPYFAALQEIWASRSYKIAEYLVSGMYPAPLANAELRDATRAWLDANPEPAALRRLVVENLAGVERALAAQARDAA
- a CDS encoding zinc finger domain-containing protein, yielding MPEGHSVHRIAKQFAVNFVGHEVAVSSPQGRFAEDARRIDGHRMTAAKAVGKQMFLEFDNELWLRIHLGIYGAWDFAGDISVDPTIASANGRMGQTNQAGTVFDSAGENSLHSIGAPRRTRLRMAESEKLEDEITDFPPEPVGQVRVRLLTDTAVADLRGPTACEVLDPAEVDAVIAKLGPDPQLDDGPEAEEAFVAKVRRKPTAIALLLMDQSVVSGIGNVYRAELLFRARQNPHTPGKQVPEDTVRALWRDWVHLLRIGVETGQMMTMDDLDPESYRRAMANREDRHWVYKREGLPCRVCGTHIVMEELGGRKLYWCPKDQK
- a CDS encoding ABC transporter permease subunit, which translates into the protein MSTATAAVQQHPHSSLGRLSFPRVVRSEWIKLRSLRSTFWTLVAVVVIVVGLAALLSAVVPNASTLGAQVPPAQLADFVTNTATSGLMFAQLVVAVLGVLVISGEFSTGMIRSSFAAVPRRFPVLAAKAIVLFLTSFIVGLVSIAISWAIAVPMLTGKGYTGDLFTQDTLWAILGAALYLGLVAVFALGIGTIVKASAGGIAAALGVLFLLPILASLFGNLMNQKWVTDASHYLISNAGTGMSGGTNGTLEPWANVVTVLVWAAVSFILGAILLQRRDA